In the genome of Lactuca sativa cultivar Salinas chromosome 3, Lsat_Salinas_v11, whole genome shotgun sequence, the window ttatgcattaTAATACATGCTAGGACCATTCTTTTAATTATTTCTTTATCCCAGAGTCGTGTAGCATATTTCACTACATGCCATGTCTGCTTAAGGACTCCAAATGCCCTCTCGATATCCTTTCTCGTCGATTCTTGTTTTTTTGTAAACAACTTTGCCTTTTCACTTCGAGGAACCGAGTATCCCTTCATCAATGTAGAATAATCCGGGTATATCCCATCACCAAGGTAGTAACCGTATTTGTATGCGTGCCCGTTCACCGTGAACGTCATATCAGGTGCTTTGTCGGTCCAAATATCGTTGAAAAGTGAAGACTGGCCAAGAACATTAAGGTCGTTGTTAGACCCCGTTACTCCAAAAAAGGCATGCCATATCTACAAATCTTGAGATGCAACAGCTTCTAGGATGACAGTTGGTTCACCTATATCTCTTCGAGTGAACTGACCACGCCATGCATTTGGACATTTTTCCCAAGCCACATGCGTACAATCTAGACTGCCAAGCATACCCGGAAATCCATGCCTCTCCTCATGAGCCGGATATAATCTCTCGATATCACGGTGAGTAGGTTTGCGCAAATATTCTTCATGAAAAACCTCATAAACACATGCAGAAAACCAATCTACACATTCAACTGCCGTCCTCTCGGATACTTTCAAGTATTCGTCAGATGCATCGAATGCTATACCGTATCTCAAATACCTAAGCGCAGCCGCACATTTTTGTATACTACTAAAACCCATTCTTTCTTTAGCGTcgggtttttgtttgaaaaaatcatAACGAGATTCTAAAGTATTACTAATACGTAAAAGTATAGCCTTATTCAAACGGAAATGACGTTCGAAGGAGTCGTCATAATAAAGACAATTATCGGCAAAGTAATCACGTACTAATAAGTCGTGTACGGCTTGACGATCACGATTGACGACCGCCCTTGTACGAGCTACATTCGAACTTTCTTCGTCGTGAATGTGTTGCATAACATTGAACAATGTCTCGACGAATTCTACGTCGTCATCCGAGTCAACACTTTTTAAAAATTCCATATGTATTGTGGAATccatgtgtatgtgttttgtggttttagagaatagaatgaagtgtaaattttggtataatagaagttttatttataattagtaaattgagtttgaaaaaaaaacggCCAAAATAGTCGTTCAGCGGCCAAAAAACCGAACACCCAGTCAAATTTCTCGTTTGAATCCGTCGTCGGGAACACGAAGAAGCCCGACCACGCCCGACCACGGAACGTCAGGGTGGTGTGCACGATCCGTGCTCGTGGCCAACTAGACCACGATTCATTCGTGGTATACCACAAGGCCTTAGTGAATACCTTAAAAATTTTGTCAACAAGTAACACTTCTTTATTATTTTTTACAAAGTACAATGTTACTATATGAAATTTTGCATAACCTTTCAAAATTAAAATTAGTATTTCATTACTTTCCCAAACAAAATTCCCCCGAACTCAACGTTCATTTTTGCTGAATCCACTCTATGTCCCTCTTGACGGAATATCAGTCGATTTCAAACTTACAAAACAAGAGATCCGGCGATTTCAAACTTATAAAGAACAGAGTGGTGGCGAACGGCGAGATCCGGCGGCTGCGGAAACGGCCAATGGCGATTTCAATGGTCGGCGTTCGTCAACTATCCCAACATCAACGCCCTTTAGGTATTATTAAACAAGAACCCGTCCGTAGTCAACGCATCCGTACTTATCGATGATTAATAGTAATTAGAATAATATTAATGACAGGTATTAATGGGATTAAGCTACTGCCATTGATGATCTGTTCATATCTCAGGTTTGGATTTAGTCCGATTAATCCTTATCCACACCGACATGATAAAAATCAATTCTCTTCTGTATATATCTATGTCTATGGACTGTGATGCGTCTGCGTGTCAGTAGGGATAAGATGGGGCGCACAATTTAAGATGATGCTTGCATCAGATCCATTTTTTACTTGTAAATCGATGAAACTTTATCAGAATCGCAATATTTTAGAATATATTGCGTATAAAGGCGATGATCCACAACGCGAAATTGAATATATGCCGTTGGATTCGGAATGGACGGTAGGATTCGCGATTAGATATTGGTTGTTCTCTCTCTGTCTCTAGTCTTTACATTTGACTTTTTGTAAAATAATTATTGGACATGGATTGAGTAGACAATTTCAAATCTGCCATTTTCCCTTGTCCATCATCATTAATGAAGACATATATATTTGTGGGTTTcattgcttcttcttcttctgttcTTTGTCTTTGTAGCTGCAATTCTCTGAAGACGCGTGTTGATAGGTTCGAGACTAAACCCTTAAAGAAGGTTTTTCCACCTTCGGAGAAGAATTGCTTGCTAAGCTCAGCTTCAAGGTTCGTCTTTAACTCTGTTTTCTTCTTCGTTTTTCTTATTTTTCCCCTTTTCTTTTCCGGATTTCTTGGATTTTCATAGATCTTCCTTAGGTTAACTCAGATTTTCATAGATCTTCATTAGGTTAACTCAGAGATCCTGACTTTTAGCATATATCCATAATATCTCCAGATCCATTGATTTATAAAACCAAGTAGTCTTTTACCATTTCCACAAGAACAACCATTCCTTTCCAGTAATTAGAACTTTACTAATTGGGCATTTGATTCAAGGGATTTCGAATGATTTgaaattccattccattccaatcCTATAAATAAAACTTACATTTGTTTTCTTTGATAAAAACTCAGAATCAAATCATGCTTGGCAAGGAATTTTTCACCGAGTATGGTGAAGCAAGTCTGTATGAGATTCAAGAAGTTGTTGGGAAAGGAAGCTATGGTGTTGTTGCAGCTGCAGTTGATACACACACTGGTGAAAAAGTCGCTATAAAAAAGATCAACGATGTTTTTGAACATGTTTCCGATGCCACGCGTATCCTTAGAGAAATCAAACTCCTTCGTCTTCTTCGACACCCGGACATTGTTGAAATAAAACACATCATGCTTCCTCCATGTAGAAGAGAATTCAAAGACATTTATGTGGTTTTTGAGTTAATGGAATCTGATCTTGATGAAGTCATCAAGGTTAATGATGACCTCACCCCTGAACATCATCAATTCTTCTTGTATCAACTCCTTCGAGCTTTAAAATATATACATACAGGTTTCTTCCccttccccttcttcttcttcattattattattattattattttattttcttgattATATCTTTTTGTTTTTGTAGCTCATGTGTTTCATCGTGATCTGAAACCCAAAAACATCCTCGCAAATGCAGACTGCAAATTAAAGATCTGTGATTTTGGTTTAGCACGTGCATCCTTTGATGATACCCCGTCAGCGATTTTTTGGACTGTATGTATATATATCTCaagttacaattttttttttttttttttataaatataaaataaatttatattttatatataattctcTCCAGGACTACGTGGCCACTAGATGGTATCGTGCTCCTGAACTTTGTGGTTCATTTTTCTCAAAAGTAAGCAAACACAGTTTTTCCGTATTCTAAATATCTAAAAGTTATGAATTGAATTAATAAAAATTTGAATTTACCAGTATACCCCTGCGATTGATATATGGAGCATAGGGTGTATATTTGCTGAGATGCTAACAGGGAAGCCATTGTTTCCTGGGAGAAACGTTGTGCACCAATTAGATCTTGTTACTGATTTGCTTGGTTCTCCTTCTGCTGAAATAATTGCTAgggtttgtttttttgttttttttattcttttaaaaaaataaaaaagtttgttaccttttttaataaaaaaaaatatatgttactACCATTTATTGCAGATAAGAAATGAAAAGGCTAGAAGATATTTAAATGGCCTTCCAAACAAGACAAAAGTTCCATTTTCACATAAATTCCCAAATGCTGATCCATTAGCACTTCGTTTACTTGAAAGATTGCTTGCCTTTGACCCAGTTGACCGGATATCTGCTGAAGAGATAAGCTTTAGTAAAACTTTATACCATTTTATTTTATCTATATTTGTGTTGTAAATCcacttaaaatattatatttggtTACTgatattttaattttctttttaaaatttgcAGGCTTTAGCAGATCCGTATTTTTATGGTTTAGCTAATTTGGAAACTGAACCATCAAAACAACCGATTTCAAAACTTGAGTTTGATTTTGAAAGGAGGAGATTAACAAAGAATGATGTTAGAGAGCTGATTTATAGAGAGGTATGTAATATGTATGCTCATATTCTACAACAATCTTTGTAAGGAAAATTGCTtaagggtattttcgtcttttTCAAGTATACAGATCCTAGAGTACCACCCCCAGATGCTGCAAGAGTACCTCCATGGCGAAGAACACATAAGCTTCATGTATCCAAGGTTTATAATTTTAAAGACTCTCATAGAAAAGTCAATTGTCTCGAAATAGTGTtgaaatgactaaaataccctttgtATCCTATTTTTCAGTGGAATCGATCGATTTAAGCAGCAGTTTGCGGATCTTGAGGAGCAGGAGGGAAAGGAAGGAAGAAACTCTCCGCTTCGAAGGCAATACACATCATTGCCGAGGTAAGTTTCCAAATTCCAAATTTGCCCCTCCCTCTAGAACATAAAAAGGACGAAAAAATGAAAGATGGAAAAAAAATGGTTGAATAATTTAATAATGTGGTGTTTTTATCAAAGAGAGCGGATCTGTGTGCCAATAGAAGAAGCTGTTGATGaaatgaatgagtttg includes:
- the LOC111912603 gene encoding uncharacterized protein LOC111912603, whose translation is MTFTVNGHAYKYGYYLGDGIYPDYSTLMKGYSVPRSEKAKLFTKKQESTRKDIERAFGVLKQTWHVVKYATRLWDKEIIKRMVLACIIMHNMIIEDEGRAIYTYDPNDAVVPINEFVPRTNAFLKRVVEIHNSETCFNLREYVAEHLYQRIMNDD
- the LOC111912604 gene encoding uncharacterized protein LOC111912604, with the translated sequence MEFLKSVDSDDDVEFVETLFNVMQHIHDEESSNVARTRAVVNRDRQAVHDLLVRDYFADNCLYYDDSFERHFRLNKAILLRISNTLESRYDFFKQKPDAKERMGFSSIQKCAAALRYLRYGIAFDASDEYLKVSERTAVECVDWFSACVYEVFHEEYLRKPTHRDIERLYPAHEERHGFPGMLGSLDCTHVAWEKCPNAWRGQFTRRDIGEPTVILEAVASQDL
- the LOC111912572 gene encoding mitogen-activated protein kinase 9 — protein: MLGKEFFTEYGEASLYEIQEVVGKGSYGVVAAAVDTHTGEKVAIKKINDVFEHVSDATRILREIKLLRLLRHPDIVEIKHIMLPPCRREFKDIYVVFELMESDLDEVIKVNDDLTPEHHQFFLYQLLRALKYIHTAHVFHRDLKPKNILANADCKLKICDFGLARASFDDTPSAIFWTDYVATRWYRAPELCGSFFSKYTPAIDIWSIGCIFAEMLTGKPLFPGRNVVHQLDLVTDLLGSPSAEIIARIRNEKARRYLNGLPNKTKVPFSHKFPNADPLALRLLERLLAFDPVDRISAEEALADPYFYGLANLETEPSKQPISKLEFDFERRRLTKNDVRELIYREILEYHPQMLQEYLHGEEHISFMYPSGIDRFKQQFADLEEQEGKEGRNSPLRRQYTSLPRERICVPIEEAVDEMNEFERRTNASIATSLRSPPRSSERSKNVKKDSPKNIPNSNKNARSLSRSNSICNTTPKYVGPTNKSCKETFEQGDEVSGVLSQKLAALSS